From the genome of Flavobacterium ovatum, one region includes:
- a CDS encoding adenine phosphoribosyltransferase encodes MSIKNYIRDIQDFPKEGILFKDITPLLLDPKVTRECVQILVDSLKGQQIDKVVGAESRGFLFGILLAQEMNAGFVPVRKPNKLPYDTISASYALEYGTDTLEIHKDAIQKGDRVLIHDDVLATGGTAKAVCELVEQLGGEIVQLNFLMEISFLKGREKLPNKEVFVALTY; translated from the coding sequence ATGTCAATTAAGAATTATATACGTGATATTCAGGATTTTCCAAAAGAAGGAATTTTGTTCAAAGACATCACGCCGCTACTTTTAGACCCAAAAGTAACACGAGAATGTGTGCAGATTTTAGTGGATTCTTTGAAAGGACAACAAATTGACAAGGTCGTTGGAGCAGAAAGCCGTGGTTTTTTGTTTGGAATCTTACTGGCGCAAGAAATGAATGCGGGTTTTGTACCCGTGCGCAAGCCTAATAAGCTTCCGTATGACACCATTTCAGCTTCCTATGCTTTAGAATACGGGACCGATACCTTAGAGATTCATAAAGATGCGATTCAAAAAGGAGATCGAGTCTTGATTCACGATGATGTTTTGGCAACTGGAGGAACAGCCAAAGCGGTTTGTGAATTAGTAGAACAGCTAGGAGGCGAAATTGTCCAACTAAACTTTTTGATGGAAATAAGTTTCTTGAAAGGCAGAGAAAAGCTTCCTAATAAAGAGGTGTTTGTAGCCTTGACTTATTGA
- a CDS encoding SsrA-binding protein has product MFQILAYLNKLLLPSFTKNGLDVSKAKSWQLALIGYRYFVTTRAINQ; this is encoded by the coding sequence ATGTTTCAAATTCTAGCCTACCTCAACAAACTCTTATTACCTAGTTTTACCAAAAATGGTTTGGATGTTTCCAAAGCCAAAAGCTGGCAATTGGCACTTATTGGCTATCGTTATTTTGTAACCACACGAGCCATAAATCAATAA
- a CDS encoding TatD family hydrolase yields MKFFNLHTHYYTNQPEIVELVNQYPWEFNENYSFFSIGIHPWYIDEKRLSSDLETIEAKLQEKSCFALGECGLDKRIDIPMELQQSVFEKQLVLAQKYNKPVVIHCVAAFDELIATKKRLKITVPIIIHGFSKNQQLAKQLVDNGFYLSFGKYLLRNPEMETVFKWVPEDRFFLETDTIAESLEDVYALAAKYKNSTIAEIQQTIKYNFQQVFKTSWETK; encoded by the coding sequence ATGAAGTTTTTTAATCTACATACACACTATTACACCAATCAACCAGAAATTGTTGAATTGGTAAATCAATACCCTTGGGAGTTTAATGAAAATTATTCGTTCTTTTCTATTGGGATTCATCCGTGGTATATTGACGAAAAAAGACTGTCTTCCGACTTAGAAACTATTGAAGCTAAATTGCAAGAAAAGAGTTGTTTTGCCTTAGGCGAATGTGGATTGGACAAAAGAATCGACATCCCGATGGAACTGCAACAATCCGTTTTTGAAAAACAACTGGTATTGGCTCAAAAATATAATAAACCTGTTGTGATTCATTGCGTAGCAGCTTTTGATGAATTGATTGCGACCAAAAAACGATTGAAAATCACCGTTCCCATCATCATTCACGGATTTTCAAAAAACCAACAATTGGCAAAGCAATTAGTCGATAACGGATTTTATCTTTCGTTTGGAAAATATTTATTGCGAAACCCCGAAATGGAAACCGTTTTTAAATGGGTTCCTGAAGACCGATTTTTTTTAGAAACAGATACTATTGCCGAAAGCTTGGAAGACGTCTATGCTTTGGCAGCAAAATATAAAAATAGCACAATAGCTGAAATACAGCAAACAATTAAATATAATTTTCAACAGGTTTTTAAGACTAGTTGGGAAACAAAATGA
- a CDS encoding tRNA threonylcarbamoyladenosine dehydratase, which produces MAEWTERAELLFKKEGLEKLQNAHVLVVGLGGVGSFAAEFLVRAGVGSLTIVDGDVVDITNINRQLPALHSTVGQPKIDVVGDRLMDINPELKLIRIKEFLSPERAFEIVTTDYNYVVDCIDSVTPKLNLIIGAKRKRVKVISSMGAGGKMEASKVQVADIGKTVNCFFAKTIRKRLKMEKIDKVKVVFSSEIQDDSSLKMTDGSNYKKSFYGTNSYMPGLFGLYAAETVIRYLIK; this is translated from the coding sequence ATGGCAGAGTGGACAGAAAGAGCAGAACTTTTATTTAAAAAAGAAGGATTAGAGAAATTACAAAATGCTCATGTATTGGTAGTTGGCTTAGGTGGCGTAGGTTCTTTTGCAGCCGAATTTTTGGTTAGAGCAGGAGTTGGAAGTTTGACCATTGTAGATGGAGATGTTGTGGATATCACCAATATCAACAGACAATTGCCAGCCTTACATTCTACAGTTGGGCAACCAAAAATTGATGTTGTTGGAGATCGTTTGATGGATATTAACCCCGAATTAAAGTTAATCCGAATTAAAGAATTTCTTTCGCCCGAAAGGGCTTTTGAAATAGTTACTACGGATTATAATTATGTAGTGGATTGCATAGATAGTGTGACTCCAAAACTTAATTTAATTATTGGCGCAAAGAGAAAAAGAGTTAAAGTTATTTCGAGTATGGGTGCTGGGGGTAAAATGGAAGCTTCCAAAGTACAAGTGGCAGATATCGGTAAAACCGTAAATTGCTTTTTTGCAAAAACCATTCGCAAGCGATTAAAAATGGAAAAAATAGACAAAGTAAAAGTTGTTTTTTCATCTGAAATACAAGATGATTCAAGTTTGAAGATGACCGATGGTTCCAATTATAAAAAATCTTTTTATGGTACGAATAGCTATATGCCAGGATTATTTGGTTTATACGCTGCCGAAACTGTAATTCGATATTTAATAAAATAA
- a CDS encoding HAD family hydrolase, whose protein sequence is MIQTIIFDMDGVIVDTEPVHRYAYFQHYKELGLDVSEELYTSFTGLSTRNTYQKLKDRFGFEGEVEDMILRKRALFNDAFDSKEDLQLLDGVENLIKDFYNNGMQLILASSASKVTIERVFTRFNLHPYFTHIVSGEDFPQSKPDPAIFLHAASLSVAPKENCIVIEDSTNGVKAAKAAGIFCVGYNSVHSKDQNLDLADKIISHFDELNHAAVVQF, encoded by the coding sequence ATGATACAAACAATAATTTTTGATATGGACGGTGTAATTGTAGATACAGAACCCGTACACCGTTATGCTTATTTTCAACATTACAAAGAATTAGGACTTGATGTTTCCGAAGAGCTGTACACTAGTTTTACAGGCCTTTCGACTAGAAATACCTATCAGAAATTAAAAGATAGATTTGGTTTCGAGGGAGAAGTCGAGGATATGATTCTTAGAAAGAGAGCCTTATTCAACGATGCTTTCGACAGTAAAGAAGATTTACAACTTCTGGATGGAGTAGAAAACTTAATCAAAGATTTTTATAATAACGGAATGCAGTTAATTTTAGCTTCCTCAGCTTCCAAAGTGACTATCGAACGAGTTTTTACACGATTCAATTTACATCCATATTTCACTCATATTGTGAGCGGAGAAGATTTTCCACAGTCGAAACCAGATCCGGCTATTTTCTTGCATGCAGCTTCACTTTCAGTTGCACCCAAGGAAAACTGTATTGTGATTGAAGATAGTACTAATGGAGTAAAAGCAGCTAAAGCGGCCGGGATTTTTTGTGTAGGTTACAATAGTGTACATTCAAAAGATCAAAACTTAGATTTAGCGGATAAAATCATTAGTCATTTTGACGAATTGAATCATGCAGCTGTTGTTCAGTTTTAG
- a CDS encoding DUF2911 domain-containing protein: MKNILIAFAVFLSQFAMEAQIKTPQQSPKAVLNQQVGLTDVEVVYSRPSARGRNVYGNLVPFGKLWRTGANENTLISFSDDVVIDGKTLPKGKYALYTIPNIQSWDVIFYKTTDNWGTPKAYDEANVALKAKAKEIALPQSVETFTIGINGLDNDSANLDLAWEHSFVSLKFEVPTQKNAMESIQKVLGGATGADYYSAAQYYFQSNADITKTESYIDKALALTPEKPFFYLRLKALVQAKKGDKNGAIETAKLSMAAAEKAGNQDYVKMNKDSINEWSK; encoded by the coding sequence ATGAAAAATATATTGATAGCATTTGCTGTTTTTTTATCACAATTTGCAATGGAGGCGCAAATTAAAACGCCACAACAAAGTCCTAAGGCAGTACTCAACCAACAAGTTGGTCTTACAGATGTGGAGGTGGTTTACAGCAGACCATCCGCTAGAGGAAGGAATGTCTACGGTAATTTAGTTCCTTTTGGAAAACTATGGAGAACGGGAGCCAATGAAAATACACTGATTAGTTTTAGTGATGATGTTGTCATTGACGGAAAGACTTTGCCTAAAGGGAAATATGCCCTATATACGATTCCAAATATTCAAAGTTGGGATGTTATATTTTATAAAACCACTGATAATTGGGGGACTCCTAAGGCTTATGATGAAGCAAATGTAGCTTTGAAAGCGAAAGCGAAAGAAATTGCTTTGCCGCAGTCAGTAGAAACCTTCACTATTGGAATTAACGGTTTAGACAATGATTCGGCAAATTTAGATTTAGCTTGGGAACATTCTTTCGTTAGTTTAAAGTTTGAAGTACCGACTCAAAAGAACGCCATGGAAAGTATCCAAAAAGTACTTGGAGGAGCTACTGGCGCTGACTATTATTCAGCTGCACAGTATTACTTTCAATCCAATGCCGATATTACTAAAACTGAAAGTTATATTGATAAAGCTTTGGCGTTAACTCCTGAAAAACCATTCTTTTACTTGCGTTTGAAAGCTTTAGTTCAAGCTAAAAAAGGAGATAAAAATGGTGCCATTGAAACCGCTAAATTATCGATGGCTGCAGCTGAGAAAGCAGGAAATCAGGATTATGTAAAAATGAATAAAGACAGCATCAATGAATGGAGTAAGTAA